The sequence GCTACTGGCAACCCGCACAACCGGAGTGGACGTGGATTCCCTCGCACTACAGTTGGACGCCGCATGGCTATGTCTACGTGCCGGGCTACTGGGACTATGACGTGCCGCGCCGCGGGGTGCTGTTCGCGCCGGTCCATTTCGCGTCCGGCTATTACTCGCGCCCGGGCTTCCTGTATTCGCCGCTCACGGTGATCAGCCTGGCAATCTTCGGCGACCACCTGTTCCTCCGCCCGAACTACGGCCACTACTACTACGGCGACTACTATGCACCCCGTTACAGCGACAGCGGGTTCTACGCCGCCTATTCGTTCAACTCGGGACGCCGCGGCTTCGACCCGATCTTCGCGAAGGAGATCTGGCTGAACCGCAAGGACAAGGGCTGGCTGCACGCCCGCGAGACGGACTTCATGTTCCGCCGCGACAACGAGAACGCCCGCCCGCCACGCAACTGGGCGGCGCTCCAGGCGCTGGCACAGGCCGGCAAGCCCGGCAAGGGCATGGCGTTCGTGACGCCGCTTTCGCAGTACGCGAAGGATCCGAAGGGCCCGATGAAATTCAAGACGCTGGCCGCTCCGGACAAGGCGAAGTTCATCGAGCAGAAGAAGGAGATGGTGAAGTTCGCCATGGACCGCAAAAAGCTCGAAGGCTCCGCCAAGGGCGATGCTCCGAAGCTCACGGCCCCCGCGAAACTCCAGCTCGCGAAGTCCCCGATCATGGGACGCTCCGCGGACAAGCTGGCGAAGGGTGAGGCCCCGCCGAAATTGCCGATGGCGAAGAAGGCCGTCATCCCTGGCGACGAGAACCTCGACAAGGGCAAAGGCAAAGGCAAGGGCGACACCGCGATCGACGACAAGATCAAGCCCGGCCCCGGCCCGAAGATCGACACGCCGGATGAAGGCAAGGGCAAGAAGGGCATGGGTCCGAAGTCCGGTGACTCCACCGAGCCGAAGGGTGGCGAAGAGCCGCGCCGCAAGGTGGTCCCGCAGGACACTCCAAGGGGCGACATGGACAAGGGCCCGAAAAGCAACACCGACAAAGGACCCAAGATCGATCCGGACAAAGGACCGAAGGTGGAACCGAAAAAGGTGATTCCGAAGGAAGCGCCGGAGAAGAAGGAGATCGAGCGCAAGGTGATCCCGCAGGACACGCCGAAGGTGGAGCGCCGCGAGGTTCCCAAGGTGGAACCGAAGGTGGTTCCGAAGCTTGAACCCAAGGTTCAGCCGAAGCCTCAACCCGAGCCGAAGCAGGTGGAGCGGGTGGTGCCGAAGGGACCGCAGGTGGCCCCCTCCGGTGGAAGCGGTCCACAATCCGGCAAGGGCGCAGGCAAGGACAGGGAGAAGGGCAAGAAGGACGACAACTGATCCTTCGCGCGAACACACGGGCTGCCGGAATTCCGGCAGCCCGTTTTCGTTTCAAGAGGGCAGGGTCAGGAGGAAGGACGCACCGCGGCCGCCGGGGGCATCCTCGTAGGATAAGTCGCCGTGCATGGAGCGGGCGAGGCGGCGGGAAAGGGCGAGTCCGAGACCGACACCCGGGCGGGTTTCCGCGGCATCGCGGGCGGACTTGTGGAAGGCGCGGAAGATGCGCTTGTGCTCCTTCGCGGGAATGCCGGGTCCACCGTCCGTGACACGGATGGCCACGCCACGCGGTCGGGCCTCGACACGGATCGCGAGCGCGCCTTCTCCCGCGTACTTCGCGGCATTGTCGACGAGATTGAAGAGGACATGCTCCACCGCGGCGGCATCGACTTTCAACAGGCGCGAGGCGGAGTCTCCGGCGAGGTTCATGTCGAGCGTCATGCCCACCGCCGCGAGGCGCGAGGCGAAGCGTTCGTGCATCGGCTCAAGGAGTTCGCGGGCGCTGGTCTGGCGCACGGCGGCGCGAGCGCTGCCGCGTTCGATGCGGGAGAAGGCGAGGACGTTCTCGACGAGGTGGGAGAGGCGGTCCGCCTCGCGGGACAACACACGCAGGTAGTCGCCGCGTTTTTCTTCCTTCACCGCGCCCACCTCCAGCATGTCCGAATAGAGGCGGAAGGTGGTGAGCGGCGTGCGCAGCTCGTGGGTGACGGCGGAGACGAACGAGGCGCGGCGTTCGCTGAGACGCATCACGCCGCGGACGAGCACGGCGGCGGCGAGGATGGCGAGCACGGCGGCAGCCCAGCCCGCAGCGAGGGAGATCACGATGGGGCGGGGGACCACCGCGGGCGAAGGCTTCTCACCGGTGACCAGGCGGAAGGGGAACGAGGCGAGCACCATGCCATCGTCCGAGCTGCCATTCGCGGCGATCAACGAGGCGGAGGGAAGGAGATCGCGGATGTTTCCGGCGAGGGACTTTTTCAATGGTGCCGAGTTCAGCCAGACGCCCTGGATGCTCTTCCCCCCGCGGGGCGGGCTGCCCTCCCACACGATGCGGCGCAGCAGGAAAAGCTCGCCGCCGATCCAGGAGGCGCGGAGCGGCCCGGCATCGAGCAGCACGCGGGTGTTTCCGCTGGCATCCATCTGGGGGATGACGCGGGGCAATGGCTGGTTATCGGCTTGGTAGACACCGTTGTTGACGTTGGAAAACGTGTTCTGTGCCTTGGCGACCTGGCTTTCCACCGCCTTGCTCCGCTCGGCGCGCTCCTTCACGTTGTAATAGGCCTGCTCGGGATCACTGCCGCCGCGCTTGCCGGCGACTTTCAATTCCTGACTTGGCTTCGGTTCCTGGAGATTGGCCCCCCAGGCATTGGCGCTGACCTCGATTGATCCGCACACGGCGGTAAAGACCGCGCGGCCCTCGCTGGTCTCACGGAG comes from Luteolibacter sp. LG18 and encodes:
- a CDS encoding HAMP domain-containing sensor histidine kinase — its product is MKSTGGGWCIWLTLAVCAAVVLGAMTWLTRNVLDSERDRAGAEARADLQERIRLSLWRMDAAGAAIIVEESQRPVTDVPGTPPIASDTPVRMRFELAETGSLSSREGEERLPELKRLLRETSEGRAVFTAVCGSIEVSANAWGANLQEPKPSQELKVAGKRGGSDPEQAYYNVKERAERSKAVESQVAKAQNTFSNVNNGVYQADNQPLPRVIPQMDASGNTRVLLDAGPLRASWIGGELFLLRRIVWEGSPPRGGKSIQGVWLNSAPLKKSLAGNIRDLLPSASLIAANGSSDDGMVLASFPFRLVTGEKPSPAVVPRPIVISLAAGWAAAVLAILAAAVLVRGVMRLSERRASFVSAVTHELRTPLTTFRLYSDMLEVGAVKEEKRGDYLRVLSREADRLSHLVENVLAFSRIERGSARAAVRQTSARELLEPMHERFASRLAAVGMTLDMNLAGDSASRLLKVDAAAVEHVLFNLVDNAAKYAGEGALAIRVEARPRGVAIRVTDGGPGIPAKEHKRIFRAFHKSARDAAETRPGVGLGLALSRRLARSMHGDLSYEDAPGGRGASFLLTLPS